In Oryzias latipes chromosome 15, ASM223467v1, the following proteins share a genomic window:
- the LOC101157559 gene encoding insulin-degrading enzyme, whose amino-acid sequence MKDAAVKRLVDDIVHSPEDQRVYRGLEFTNGLKAVLISDPTTDKSAAALDVHIGSLSDPDSVPGLAHFCEHMLFLGTEKYPKENEYSQFLSQHGGSDNAFTSSDHTNYFFDVSHEHLQGALDRFAPFFLCPLFDESCKDRELNAVDSEYRKNLMNDDRRLFQLEKATCDPNHPFRKFRTGNKLTLETRPCEEGIDVRQELLKFHSTYYSANLMGLCVLGRESLDELTSMVVKLFGEVENKNVPVPEFPEHPFQEEHLRRIYKVVPVKDIRRLYVTFPIPDLHKYYKSKPGQYLGHLIGHEEPGSLFAELKAKGWVDGLLAGQKEDVRGFMFFKVRMNLTEEGLLHVDDIVLHLFQYIHKLHTEGPQEWIFEEYKDLKEVAFRFCDKERPRDYAYRVAGSLHYYPIEEVLSGKFTMDQFRPDLIQTVLQKLTPDNVRVTVVSKSFEGQTDRTEEWYGTQYKEEAIPDEVIQKWSNPGLNPNFRLPTKNDFIPSNFETFPVEEDAPAVPTLIKNTDLSRLWFKQDDTFRLPKLCQYFAFFSRHLYTDPLHWNLTDMFIRLLKDDLNEYTYAAELAGLKYDISPQRNAITLSVRGYSDKQHILLQKIIEKMVSFQINQTRFDIIKEEYSRHLSNFRAERPITHAAFNVRLLMTELAWTKEELIEALDDVSLPRLQAFRAQLLSRLHIEALIHGNITKESALRMVQMVEDTLTEHAHTKPLPPNQLVFFREVQMPDGGWFVHQQRNEVHKDCSIEIYYQTDMQSTHSNMLLELLCQIIKEPCYNTLRTKEQLGYSVSSGARRADGVQGLRISIQSKQAPHYLESRVEAFLLSMEKLLEEMSEEAFQKHIQALAIRRLDKPKKLSAECAKHWGEITSRQYQFDRDNMEVEHLKTLRKDNILDFFSEQLTTRSPKRRKLSVHILSREMDACPAGGGSSQQTDGSLAPASSPPQPVVIQDMTDFKRSLPLFPLVQASIHAGGKP is encoded by the exons ATGAAGGACGCGGCGGTCAAACGGCTGGTTGATGACATCGTTCACTCTCCAGAGGACCAGAGGGTCTACAGAGGCCTGGAGTTTACCAATGGTCTGAAGGCCGTGCTGATCAGCGACCCCACCACCGACAAATCAGCTGCTGCCCTGGACGTCCACATAG GGTCTCTGTCAGACCCGGACAGCGTCCCCGGCCTGGCCCACTTCTGTGAACACATGCTGTTCCTGGGAACGGAGAAGTACCCCAAGGAGAACGAGTACAGCCAGTTCCTGAGCCAGCATGGAGGGAGCGACAACGCCTTCACCAGCTCAGACCACACCAACTACTTCTTTGATGTATCCCATGAGCACTTGCAAGGAGCTCTTGATAG GTTTGCGCCATTCTTCCTGTGTCCGCTGTTTGATGAGAGCTGTAAGGACCGAGAGTTAAACGCCGTGGACTCGGAGTATCGGAAAAACCTGATGAATGATGACCGGAGGCTTTTTCAGCTGGAGAAGGCGACATGTGACCCAAACCACCCCTTCAGGAAATTCAGAACGG GTAACAAGCTGACTCTAGAGACCAGACCATGTGAAGAAGGCATTGATGTCcgtcaggagctgctgaagttCCACTCCACGTATTACTCTGCTAACCTGATGGGTCTCTGCGTGTTAGGACGAG AGTCACTGGATGAGCTGACATCAATGGTGGTGAAGCTGTTTGGAGAAGTAGAAAACAAGAACGTTCCCGTCCCAGAATTCCCTGAGCATCCCTTCCAGGAGGAGCACCTCAGG AGAATCTACAAAGTCGTTCCTGTCAAAGATATCCGGAGGTTATATGTGACCTTTCCTATTCCGGACCTTCATAAATATTACAAATCCAAGCCCGGGCAGTATCtggggcatctgattggtcacgAAGAACCTGGGAGTTTGTTTGCAGAGCTGAAAGCTAAAG GTTGGGTGGATGGACTTCTTGCGGGTCAGAAGGAAGATGTCCGAGGATTCATGTTCTTTAAAGTCAGGATGAACTTGACTGAAGAGGGCCTCT TGCACGTAGACGACATCGTTCTCCATCTGTTCCAGTACATCCACAAACTGCACACTGAGGGGCCTCAAGAGTGGATCTTTGAAGAGTACAAG GACTTAAAGGAAGTGGCCTTCAGGTTCTGCGATAAAGAGCGACCCCGTGACTACGCCTATCGGGTGGCAGGTTCCCTGCAT TACTATCCCATTGAAGAAGTTCTCTCAGGAAAGTTCACCATGGATCAGTTCAGACCAGATCTGATCCAGACCGTGCTCCAAAAGCTGACCCCGGACAACGTCAG GGTGACGGTGGTGTCCAAGTCCTTTGAAGGGCAGACAGACAGAACCGAGGAGTGGTACGGCACGCAGTACAAGGAGGAGGCCATCCCTGATGAGGTCATCCAG AAATGGTCAAATCCAGGCCTGAACCCCAACTTCAGGTTACCCACTAAAAACGACTTCATCCCCTCCAACTTTGAGACTTTTCCTGTGGAGGAAGACGCTCCTGCAGTTCCCACTTTAATCAAA AACACCGATCTGAGCCGCCTGTGGTTCAAGCAGGACGACACGTTCCGTCTGCCCAAGTTGTGCCAGTACTTTGCTTTTTTCAG TCGCCACCTTTACACAGATCCTCTGCACTGGAACCTGACTGACATGTTCATCAGGTTATTGAAAGACGACCTAAACGAATACACGTATGCAGCGGAGCTCGCCGGCTTGAAGTACGATATATCCCCACAGAGGAACGCCATCACC CTGTCAGTCAGAGGCTACAGTGACAAGCAGCAcatcctgctgcagaagatCATTGAGAAGATGGTCTCCTTCCAGATAAACCAGACGCGCTTTGACATCATCAAGGAGGAA TACTCGAGACATTTGAGCAACTTCCGAGCTGAGCGGCCGATCACACACGCCGCATTTAATGTGCGTCTGCTGATGACGGAGCTGGCCTGGACCAAGGAGGAGCTCATAGAGGCTCTGGATG ATGTCAGTCTCCCCCGCCTGCAGGCCTTCCGAGCTCAGCTGTTGTCACGGTTACACATTGAGGCTCTCATCCATGGCAACATCACTAAGGAG TCCGCTCTGAGGATGGTGCAGATGGTGGAGGACACGCTCACTGAGCATGCTCACACCAAGCCCCTCCCTCCCAACCAGCTGGTCTTCTTCAGGGAGGTTCAAATGCCAGACG GCGGCTGGTTTGTTCACCAGCAGAGGAATGAGGTTCATAAGGACTGCAGCATTGAAATCTACTACCAGACGGACATGCAGAGCACCCACAGCAACATGCTGCTGGAGCTCCTCTGCCAGATCATCAAGGAGCCGTGTTACAACACCCTCAGAACCAAGGAGCAGCTGG GTTACAGTGTGTCCAGTGGGGCTCGGCGGGCTGACGGCGTGCAGGGCCTTCGCATCAGCATCCAGTCAAAGCAGGCGCCCCACTACCTGGAGAGCCGCGTGGAGGCCTTCCTCCTCTCCATGGAGAAGCTTCTGGAGGAGATGAGCGAGGAGGCCTTCCAGAAGCACATCCAGGCTCTGGCTATCCGCCGCCTGGACAAACCCAAGAAGCTTTCTGCTGAGTGTGCAAAGCACTGGGGGGAGATCACCTCCAGGCAGTATCAGTTTGACAGAG ACAACATGGAGGTGGAGCATCTGAAGACTCTGAGGAAAGACAACATCCTGGATTTCTTCAGT GAGCAGCTGACCACCAGGAGTCCCAAACGACGCAAACTTTCAGTGCACATCTTGTCCAGAGAGATGGATGCAT GTCCAGCCGGGGGAGGGAGCTCCCAGCAGACTGACGGCAGCCTGGCGCCTGCTTCTTCACCGCCACAG